Proteins encoded within one genomic window of Cucumis sativus cultivar 9930 chromosome 3, Cucumber_9930_V3, whole genome shotgun sequence:
- the LOC101219752 gene encoding nigrin b encodes MKEIVLSIIVAFSLTTQLVIAVPPNYGYGVGYGGVPGATHLVGRDGLCLEMVLLRSYKPAGINFPTRLLPCDEKKQTQLWTVVGDGTIRPMNDRFCLAADVFYGVINKAVVSECGKVSDSNKQWIHKNDGTIALAESRMVLTGDSDYVTLQSIKYTPSQSWEVTESLNPMVANIEWLNNLCLQSTDDSSNVGLNGCNTYTKYQRWALYADGTIRQHVNRNYCLTSEQNYDRSVVVSKCEDKPQQRWSLNAKDSTIDHPNTNMVLDVLNVLDSASPLVIVTNHPDGSASQRWTMN; translated from the coding sequence ATGAAAGAAATCGTGTTGAGCATCATTGTAGCCTTCTCACTCACCACCCAACTTGTCATCGCAGTGCCCCCCAACTATGGATATGGAGTTGGATATGGAGGCGTCCCTGGAGCCACACATCTTGTGGGTCGTGATGGATTGTGTTTAGAGATGGTGCTTCTAAGGTCTTACAAACCTGCAGGTATTAATTTTCCAACTCGATTATTACCATGTGACGAGAAGAAACAAACTCAATTATGGACGGTTGTCGGAGATGGCACAATTCGACCCATGAATGACAGATTTTGCTTGGCTGCTGACGTTTTTTATGGGGTCATAAATAAAGCAGTAGTAAGTGAGTGTGGTAAAGTGTCAGATTCTAACAAGCAATGGATCCACAAGAATGATGGAACTATAGCCCTCGCCGAGTCAAGAATGGTTCTAACAGGAGATTCAGACTATGTGACATTGCAAAGTATCAAATATACACCATCACAAAGCTGGGAAGTCACAGAAAGTTTAAACCCAATGGTTGCAAACATCGAATGGCTTAACAACTTGTGTTTGCAATCTACAGACGATTCAAGTAATGTGGGACTGAATGGATGTAATACATACACTAAGTACCAAAGATGGGCATTGTATGCAGATGGAACCATTCGACAACATGTGAATAGAAACTATTGCTTGACTTCTGAACAAAATTACGATCGCTCTGTGGTTGTGTCTAAATGTGAAGACAAACCACAACAACGTTGGAGTCTTAATGCTAAAGACAGTACTATTGACCATCCCAACACTAACATGGTCTTGGATGTGCTTAATGTACTTGACTCCGCTTCTCCATTAGTAATCGTTACGAACCACCCTGACGGAAGTGCTAGCCAACGATGGACTATGAACTAA